A DNA window from Carnobacterium funditum DSM 5970 contains the following coding sequences:
- a CDS encoding acyl carrier protein, which yields MSKNETFEKIKKIIVERFGIDEEKVTEEMTFKDDLGADSLDIVELVMELEDVFGTEISDDDAENISSVGDAVSYINGSLI from the coding sequence TTGTCAAAAAATGAAACGTTTGAAAAAATAAAAAAAATAATCGTTGAAAGATTTGGAATCGATGAAGAAAAAGTTACTGAAGAAATGACATTTAAAGATGATTTAGGAGCAGATTCACTTGATATTGTTGAGTTAGTGATGGAATTAGAAGATGTTTTTGGCACAGAAATCTCTGATGATGATGCAGAAAACATCTCTTCTGTTGGAGATGCAGTAAGTTACATCAATGGAAGTCTAATTTAA
- the plsX gene encoding phosphate acyltransferase PlsX yields MKIAVDAMGGDNAPRAIVEGVVLAANEFKDMEFILYGNEEAIKPYLSNETNIKIVHTDEKIESEDDPIRSIRRKKNASMVLAAQAVKNKEADALFSAGNTGALLTAGLLIIGRIKGIDRPGLLVTLPVITKSGKGFNLMDVGANADSKPENIHQYAILGSEYAKFVQGIEKPTVGLLNNGTEENKGNDLTKRAFKLLKDEPTIHFIGNVEARDILNGVADVVVTDGFTGNAVLKTIEGTAMSMMQLLKSAVYDNGAKAKLGGLLLKDSLSEMKDVLDYSKHGGSVLFGIKAPVVKTHGSTEKEAVYFTIKQIHEMLASKVIDDLVSQFEAKQE; encoded by the coding sequence GTGAAAATTGCAGTAGATGCAATGGGTGGAGATAACGCACCTAGAGCAATAGTCGAAGGTGTTGTACTCGCAGCTAATGAATTTAAAGATATGGAATTTATTTTATACGGAAATGAAGAAGCGATTAAACCTTACTTATCAAATGAGACAAATATTAAAATCGTTCACACGGATGAAAAAATAGAGAGTGAGGATGATCCCATTCGATCAATCCGTCGTAAAAAAAATGCCTCAATGGTTTTAGCGGCACAAGCTGTTAAAAACAAAGAAGCAGATGCTCTCTTTTCAGCTGGAAACACCGGTGCATTGTTAACGGCTGGATTGTTAATCATTGGACGTATTAAAGGGATTGATCGTCCAGGTTTATTAGTAACTTTACCGGTTATAACAAAATCTGGCAAAGGATTCAATCTGATGGATGTTGGTGCTAATGCAGATTCTAAACCTGAAAATATTCACCAATATGCTATTTTAGGAAGTGAATATGCTAAATTTGTGCAAGGGATTGAAAAACCAACGGTCGGTTTATTAAATAATGGAACAGAAGAAAATAAAGGTAACGATCTTACTAAACGTGCATTCAAGCTTCTAAAAGATGAACCAACGATTCATTTTATTGGAAATGTAGAAGCCCGAGATATTTTAAATGGCGTAGCTGATGTTGTTGTCACAGATGGTTTTACAGGAAATGCAGTTTTAAAAACGATTGAAGGGACCGCGATGTCAATGATGCAGCTATTAAAATCAGCTGTATACGATAATGGCGCTAAAGCTAAACTAGGTGGTCTTTTATTGAAAGATAGCCTATCTGAAATGAAAGATGTATTAGATTATTCAAAACACGGTGGTTCCGTCTTATTTGGAATTAAAGCACCTGTTGTTAAGACTCATGGCTCTACTGAAAAAGAAGCAGTTTATTTTACCATTAAGCAAATACATGAGATGTTAGCTTCAAAAGTTATTGATGATCTTGTTTCTCAATTCGAAGCTAAACAAGAATAA